The sequence TATATTGGCACTTGCCCATTTATTATACAAGCTGACAAAGGATAAGCAAAAGCGGACTTTCAAAGAAGACATGGTCGTGCTTGGAAAAATATTGCTCGTCAGCCTACCGCCGTTTTTTCTTATTCTAAAGCAACCTGACCTCGGAACAGCGCTCGTAATTGGGTCCGTAATTGCGACGATGTTGTTGATGTCAGGCATACGTTGGCGGATTTTGCTGTCACTTGTTGGGATGGCGATTGTAGGTGTTGCCTTTCTCGTGTACATGCACGAAGCTCATTTTGAGTTTTTTAGCGAATATTTGATTGAGCCTCACCAGCTTGACCGGATTTATGGCTGGCTTGATCCAGACAGCGACACGAGTGGGATTGGCTATCAATTAAACCAGGCGATTTTAGGGATTGGTTCAGGCCAATTGTTTGGCGCTGGTTTTATGGAAGGCATGCAGACGCAAAGCGATGTGATCCCTGAGATTCATACGGACTTTGTGTTTACGGTAATCGGCGAGGAATTCGGCTTTTTAGGGGCAATGGTTTTGCTCGTTATTTACTTTTTGTTGTTTTACCGCATGATTATGATTTCGTTGACGTGCAACAACCTCTATGGTTCTTACTTAGTAGCGGGCGTTGTTGGCTTGCTCGTTTTTCAAGTGTTTCAAAACATTGCCATGACGATTGGCCTTATGCCAATTACGGGACTTGCTTTGCCATTCATTAGCTATGGCGGAAGCGCATTGCTAACGAATATGATGGCGGTTGGTATCGTTCTAAATGTCCATTATCGTACGAAAAATTACATGTTTACAAGTGAAGACACATTTAGCTGAAACCACGTTGTTTCAGCTTTTCTTAAAGTGAGGGGGCTTTTTCGATGAGGCTTGATAAAATGCTAGCCAATGCCGGATATGGCACGAGGAACGAAGTGAAAAAAGCACTCAAACAAGGAGTGGTCGAAGTCGACGGTGCCGTTGTGAAAGACGGGAAGCTCCACGTGCAACCAGAGCGACAATCTGTTTGCTATGCCGGCACCCCTGTCCGTTACAAAGCCGAACTTTATTTAATGCTCAACAAACCAGCGGGCGTTGTGACGGCGACAGAAGACGCGAGGCAGAAAACGGTTCTTGAATTAGTGAAAAATGAATGGGGACATATGAAGCCTTTTCCAGTCGGAAGGTTAGATAAAGACACAACCGGATTGTTGTTGTTAACGACAGACGGGGGCTTTTCCCATGAGCTGATGGCGCCGAAAAAACATGTTGCTAAAGAGTACCGCGCTCTAGTTGAAGGAAAAGTGACACAAGCCGACGTTGAAGCATTCAAAAACGGTGTTGTTCTTGATGACGGCTACTGTACAAAGCCAGCGCAACTAGAAATTGAAGAATCTGGTCCTTTGTCTGCGATATCGCTAGAACTGACAGAAGGAAAATTCCACCAAGTGAAACGCATGTTTGCAGCAGTTGGCAAAAAAGTCATCAAACTGGAACGAGTACGGATTGGCAGTTTGATGCTTGACTCAAGCTTGCCAAAAGGCGGTTATCGTGAGCTAACGCCAGCAGAAATACAGCTGGCGAAAACCCCGTATATTAAAAAGAAAAGCCTTTGAAACCATGGTTTCAAAGGCTTTTTCCCTCATATTATGACACTTTTGTTTTTTTACTAGTTGCTTTCCATTTACCCCTGGCAGAACTTGTGACTAAATTATTGTACTCCAATACATTTAAATCTCGCTGCACAGTGCGCTGTGTGATGCCGAACTCTTCAACTAATTCATTCGTCGTGACAGTTCCCTTCTGTTTGATGTACAAGTAGATGGACTTAATTCGAGTCAGCATACGATCAGTTGAAGTTTGCAAAAAACCACTCCTTCTTCGTCTTCGTCTCCTATACCTTATAGCTATCCTATGCATGAGCGCATCTGGCAGAACCGAGATTCGTCGCATAGGGGCGTCAGGTGAGGCGATGGTCCTATGTTTTCGTGCATCTTCCCGTTTGCAAATGTAGGTGCAATTTGGGATACTTCTAGTGTACACGAAAACAAGCAAAAGCGCAAAGAAGAAATCATGTAAATTCTTGGACATTTACACTGTAAAGACAATGAAAAAAGTGTAAAACCCGAACGTTTACAAAGTGAAAAGGGGAAATTTTATGGTAAACGGAATTAACCACATGACGTTTTCAGTAAGCAATATGGATAAAGCGGTTTCTTTTTATAAACATGTCTTTATGGAAGCACCTCTTGTCTTAGGAGAAAAAACAGCCTATTTTACCATTGGCGGCATTTGGCTTGCGCTTAATTTGCAACCAGACATTGATAGAAATGAAATCAGGCAGTCGTATACTCATATTGCTTTCTCGATTGAGGAGTCGCAGCTAGACGCTTTTTATACTCGTTTACTGGAAGCCGGAGCCGATATTCTCCCTGGAAGGAAACGGCAAGTGGAGACTGAGGGAAAATCCATTTATTTCCGTGACCCTGATGGCCATTTGTTGGAAGTCCATACTGGCACACTTGCCGAACGGTTGGCACACTACGCAAAAACTGCGCCTGACATGCTCGTAAACAAAGACAATCAAAATAAGAAGTAGGGAGCTCTCCCTTTTATAATCCAGTACGAAGGCAAGCTTCGGCAGTATGAATTCGAGAAAGGCGCTTCATCGATATTGCCGTCTACTCTATTTTGCGGGAAGAACGGCAAGGGCGCATCAATAGCAGCAAATGAGTGCTTCTTTGCATAGTTAAGCCGTACAGAGGATCACTCGTACGGCTAAAGGCGCTATCTACGATTAAGAGAGGTTTATCAGAAGGCGCCGAAGCGGCTGCCTGCGGCCACACCCTTAGGAGATATGCGTTCAATCTCTACCAGATCGTCGATTGTCAGCTTTACTTGCAGCGCGCCAAAGTTCTCTTGCACACGCTCCAATCGTTTTGTTCCCGGTATCGGTACGATTTGCTCGCCCCGTGCTAGGAGCCAGGCTAAACTCAATTGGGCAGGGGTACAGCCTTTTTGGGAGGCCATGCTCTCAATGAGCGAGACGACCTCAACGTTCTTGGTGAAGTTCTCGCCCTGAAACCGCGGAAAATGCGACGATAGTCGTCTTCCGGCAAATCTTCGAATTTCTTGATCTGGCCGGTTAGGAAGCCGCGGCCAAGGGGGCTGTAAGGGACTAGACCGATGCCCAGCTCCTTAAGGACCGGGAGAACCTCATCTTCCACTTCCCTGCTCCATAGGGAATATTCGGTTTCGACGGCGGAAATGGGATGCACCGCATGAGCCCGTCTAATCAGATCAGCTGGTGCCTCCGACAATCCAATAAACCTGATTTTCCCTTGCTTTATGAGGTCAGCCATCGTCCCGATCGTTTCTTCGATGGGAATATGGGGGTCGGGTCGATGCTGGTAATAGAGATCAATGTAATCTAGCCCCAGGCTGTAGAGGCTGGCATCAACGGATTTCTTAATGTAAGCAGGATCTCCTTTTGGTCCTTGCCCGTGTGTAATTCCGAACTTGGTTGCAATAACGGCCTGATCGCGCCGACCTTTAAGGGCACGGCCGACAAGCTTCTCGTTTTCACCGAACCGTCCAAGCAGGAATTCCGTCCCATATAGGTCAGCCGTATCAAACATCGTCACGCCGATATCGAGTGCTCCCTGAATCGTTCGCACCGATTCATTGTTGTCAGGCATCATCATCGTTCCCAGGCCGATGGCCGACACTTCAAGTCCTTCATTTCCCCGTTTTCTTTGTTGTAGCATAGGGCTCCCTCATTTCGGATTAGATTCGAACATGAGCCTATTCTAATCGATCCTACCCAAGGCAACCACACAACGCTTTTACTAGTAAAAATACTAATAGTCTGAAGTTGGATCAGCTGTAACTGGCGTGTAAATGCAAATGTGGACATCCGGGTTATCTGCTAAATTGACCAATGATTGAATATCATAAGAAACAGGTTGATGGGCACCGGGGGGCTGTAAAAATACTCGTTTTACTTTTTTGAGTTGAACATCGTACTGTTTCCAGATTCGTTCGAATTCGGCGTAGTTCTGAAGTAGATGTTCTACTGTCGTCTCAAACCAAGGGTCACCTCGGTGTTTATCGTAATACGTTCGGAACACACCTACCGAGTAATTCGAGAATTCTTCTATATTTACAATACGACGTCGCATTTCCGTATCTT is a genomic window of Shouchella clausii containing:
- the fosB gene encoding metallothiol transferase FosB; the encoded protein is MVNGINHMTFSVSNMDKAVSFYKHVFMEAPLVLGEKTAYFTIGGIWLALNLQPDIDRNEIRQSYTHIAFSIEESQLDAFYTRLLEAGADILPGRKRQVETEGKSIYFRDPDGHLLEVHTGTLAERLAHYAKTAPDMLVNKDNQNKK
- a CDS encoding pseudouridine synthase, translating into MRLDKMLANAGYGTRNEVKKALKQGVVEVDGAVVKDGKLHVQPERQSVCYAGTPVRYKAELYLMLNKPAGVVTATEDARQKTVLELVKNEWGHMKPFPVGRLDKDTTGLLLLTTDGGFSHELMAPKKHVAKEYRALVEGKVTQADVEAFKNGVVLDDGYCTKPAQLEIEESGPLSAISLELTEGKFHQVKRMFAAVGKKVIKLERVRIGSLMLDSSLPKGGYRELTPAEIQLAKTPYIKKKSL
- the rodA gene encoding rod shape-determining protein RodA; this translates as MERKHTGIDYTLLFLLFLLMCVSLVAIYSGAGQYFSDDPTYFVVRQLIWYGIGAVVIVAVMLVDFDLFRNFSIPVYAIGMVLLLAVEFFGVERNGAQRWIFGIQPSEFMKIFLILALAHLLYKLTKDKQKRTFKEDMVVLGKILLVSLPPFFLILKQPDLGTALVIGSVIATMLLMSGIRWRILLSLVGMAIVGVAFLVYMHEAHFEFFSEYLIEPHQLDRIYGWLDPDSDTSGIGYQLNQAILGIGSGQLFGAGFMEGMQTQSDVIPEIHTDFVFTVIGEEFGFLGAMVLLVIYFLLFYRMIMISLTCNNLYGSYLVAGVVGLLVFQVFQNIAMTIGLMPITGLALPFISYGGSALLTNMMAVGIVLNVHYRTKNYMFTSEDTFS
- a CDS encoding DeoR family transcriptional regulator, yielding MQTSTDRMLTRIKSIYLYIKQKGTVTTNELVEEFGITQRTVQRDLNVLEYNNLVTSSARGKWKATSKKTKVS